In a single window of the Arthrobacter zhangbolii genome:
- the rsmG gene encoding 16S rRNA (guanine(527)-N(7))-methyltransferase RsmG, with the protein MVESTPAEQDAARKIFGDRLELAERYVEHLATSGMERGLLGPREVPRLWSRHVLNCAVVAELIPAGATVADVGSGAGLPGLCLAIARPDISMTLIEPLERRVIWLNEVVEDLGLDNVRILRGRAEQVVGDVDVDVATARAVSALGGLAGLTIPLLHGKGQVLAIKGRSAEEEVQKAAKAIRKLGGRETAVVTAGSDLLEEPTTVVRITVG; encoded by the coding sequence GTGGTCGAATCAACACCCGCCGAACAGGACGCCGCCCGGAAGATTTTCGGCGACCGCCTGGAGCTAGCCGAGCGGTACGTAGAGCACCTGGCTACCTCGGGCATGGAACGCGGATTGCTTGGTCCCCGGGAGGTGCCGCGGCTTTGGAGCCGGCATGTGCTCAACTGTGCAGTGGTGGCTGAACTGATTCCGGCGGGTGCCACAGTTGCCGACGTCGGCAGCGGCGCCGGGCTGCCGGGCCTATGTTTGGCGATTGCACGTCCCGACATCTCCATGACCCTGATCGAGCCCCTGGAACGCCGGGTGATCTGGCTGAACGAAGTGGTGGAAGATCTCGGCTTGGATAACGTACGTATCCTGCGGGGAAGGGCGGAGCAGGTAGTGGGCGACGTCGATGTGGACGTTGCCACCGCACGTGCTGTCTCCGCACTGGGCGGGCTGGCCGGGCTCACCATCCCTCTGCTGCACGGCAAGGGACAGGTCCTGGCGATAAAGGGCCGCAGCGCGGAAGAGGAAGTGCAGAAGGCAGCCAAGGCCATCCGGAAGCTGGGCGGCCGGGAAACCGCCGTCGTTACGGCCGGCAGCGATCTGCTGGAAGAACCCACTACTGTGGTGCGCATCACAGTAGGCTGA
- a CDS encoding protein jag has product MTPEHVDEPAVAVEDAVEAGRERPGRLEEEGDVAADYLEELLDIADIDGDIDIEVRNGRTYISVVSEEEGDTALQALVGRDGEVLEALQELTRLSVLTATENRSRLVLDITGYRVERGEQLQSIAEDAARRAKDSGEEISLAPMSAYERKIVHDAVAELGLVSESEGEGASRHIVVSLPAS; this is encoded by the coding sequence ATGACCCCGGAGCACGTGGATGAGCCTGCAGTGGCTGTCGAAGACGCGGTAGAAGCAGGCCGGGAGCGCCCGGGCCGGCTGGAGGAAGAGGGCGATGTTGCCGCTGACTACCTCGAGGAACTGCTGGACATTGCTGATATCGACGGCGATATCGACATAGAGGTCCGCAACGGCCGGACGTACATTTCCGTGGTCTCCGAGGAAGAAGGCGACACCGCCCTCCAGGCCCTGGTAGGCCGTGACGGAGAAGTGCTCGAAGCACTGCAGGAACTGACGCGGTTGTCTGTACTCACGGCCACCGAAAACCGGTCCCGCCTGGTGCTGGACATCACCGGATACCGTGTGGAACGCGGAGAGCAGCTTCAGTCCATCGCCGAAGATGCCGCCCGGCGTGCCAAGGACTCCGGGGAGGAAATCTCGCTGGCGCCCATGAGCGCCTACGAACGCAAGATTGTCCACGACGCAGTGGCCGAGCTCGGCCTGGTCAGTGAATCCGAAGGTGAAGGCGCAAGCCGCCACATCGTGGTTTCCCTGCCTGCATCCTAG